One segment of Deltaproteobacteria bacterium DNA contains the following:
- a CDS encoding YebC/PmpR family DNA-binding transcriptional regulator, translating into MSGHNKWSSIKHKKGKVDALRGRAFTKITREIITAAKIGGGDPEGNSRLRAAILAAKTVNMPNDNISRAIKKGTGELEGVSYEEYMYEGYGPNGVAVLVKVLTDNKNRTVADLRHTFTKYNGNLGETGCVNWMFGKKGSISVLKESVGEEKLMELALDLSADDVDNDPESHEFEVRCEPEVFEDVKKGLEEKGVKISSAEVAMVPQTTVHLQGKPAETMLKMMNALEESDDVQNVWANFDISDEDMEAFG; encoded by the coding sequence ATGTCCGGTCATAACAAATGGTCGTCGATCAAGCACAAGAAGGGGAAGGTCGACGCCCTGCGCGGCAGGGCGTTCACCAAGATCACCCGCGAGATCATCACCGCCGCGAAGATCGGCGGCGGCGACCCGGAGGGGAACTCCCGTCTCCGGGCCGCGATCCTGGCCGCCAAGACGGTCAACATGCCCAACGACAACATCTCCCGGGCGATCAAGAAGGGGACCGGCGAGCTCGAAGGCGTCTCGTACGAGGAGTACATGTACGAAGGGTACGGACCCAACGGCGTCGCGGTGCTGGTGAAGGTCCTCACCGACAACAAGAACCGCACGGTCGCCGATCTCCGGCACACGTTCACGAAATACAACGGCAACCTCGGCGAGACGGGGTGCGTCAACTGGATGTTCGGCAAGAAAGGGTCGATCAGCGTCCTCAAGGAGTCCGTCGGTGAAGAGAAGCTGATGGAACTCGCCCTCGACCTGAGCGCCGACGACGTCGACAACGATCCCGAATCCCATGAATTCGAGGTCCGGTGCGAGCCGGAGGTCTTCGAGGACGTGAAGAAGGGCCTGGAGGAGAAGGGTGTGAAGATCTCCTCGGCCGAGGTGGCCATGGTTCCCCAGACCACGGTCCATCTCCAGGGGAAGCCCGCCGAAACGATGCTCAAGATGATGAACGCCCTCGAGGAGTCCGACGACGTCCAGAACGTCTGGGCGAACTTCGACATCTCCGACGAGGACATGGAAGCGTTCGGCTAA